In Bacteroidales bacterium, one genomic interval encodes:
- a CDS encoding undecaprenyl-diphosphate phosphatase — MTIIQTIILSIIEGLTEFLPVSSTGHMILASSIMKIHDDAFVKTFEIAIQLGAILAIVMLYAKRFFQGFSIYFKLGTAFLPTAIIGFLAYPFIKAYLFNPVIVAVSLIVGGIVLILIDKRVVNQQSKTDVLESITYKNAFFIGLIQCISMIPGVSRAAATITGGVFNGLNKKQATEFSFLLAVPTMFAATGYDLLKTPIIFSKHEIILLGIGLIVAFITAWIAVKIFLKIVENYGFKHFGYYRIIIGIIFLLLIR; from the coding sequence ATGACAATTATTCAAACAATTATTCTATCCATCATCGAAGGATTGACTGAATTTCTTCCAGTTTCATCAACCGGTCATATGATACTTGCTTCGAGTATAATGAAAATTCATGACGATGCTTTTGTAAAAACTTTTGAGATTGCAATTCAACTTGGAGCAATTCTGGCCATAGTAATGCTTTATGCTAAACGTTTTTTTCAAGGATTTTCTATATATTTTAAACTCGGCACAGCCTTTCTTCCAACAGCAATTATTGGTTTTTTAGCATATCCCTTTATTAAAGCCTATTTGTTCAATCCCGTAATTGTAGCCGTTTCGCTTATAGTAGGTGGTATAGTTCTTATTCTAATCGACAAAAGGGTCGTCAACCAACAAAGTAAGACCGATGTACTTGAAAGTATAACCTATAAGAATGCTTTTTTCATAGGTCTTATTCAGTGCATTTCCATGATACCCGGTGTATCAAGAGCTGCTGCTACAATTACAGGTGGTGTATTCAACGGTTTGAATAAAAAACAAGCAACTGAATTTTCTTTTCTTCTTGCCGTTCCAACCATGTTTGCTGCTACTGGATACGATTTATTAAAAACACCAATTATATTCTCAAAACATGAAATAATCCTTTTAGGAATTGGATTAATTGTTGCTTTTATTACTGCTTGGATTGCTGTAAAAATATTTCTTAAAATTGTAGAGAATTATGGGTTTAAGCATTTTGGTTACTATAGGATTATAATTGGTATCATTTTTCTACTATTGATAAGATAA
- a CDS encoding DEAD/DEAH box helicase → MAKYGKTYWGAQFLNALENIDFSNRLPRGRSYASNGSVRSITIDKNKIEAKVIGSRPNPYDIDIIVPEFTENQKLQLLDAIQSNPTILATLLNRQLPEDLLQIALNKGVQIFPREWKDFSMNCSCPDWAVPCKHLAAVIYLIANEIDLNPFKVLELHGLDVIKELTKQGVEIENSASEKIESWDEFFTKKPSELLESISIGGLDELDFTVIPKYDDKFLNLLSPNPPFYEKNFKSELLTHFKYVSKNVSKHSFNLHGKKTTIDIQNCIKATIVSNKIGEEFLVELVFEYQVIRISLIALFQIFNDTENFKLSQVSDSIKVLYYYFLFAKKIVEQGAVIPQLIVFNDTYQIHWLPLLQDASVKLQVEILNRYFSYINIIQENGKKLTYYSNQEQFSVMLSSIFTTKIVDDIISQSSKIPRYDPVLSLFFGVSYTLKQINKEIFNAIQLWLNKIHSHKRLYIPVLEVAENYPEFSVGLQIRTNSKDKIEAPIPFHQFKKKHKSQLLSVTKDLVQLQEHFPEFNTILNNDDKQIISYKSDKFANFLLQIIPVLNLLGVEILIPKSLKSIIKPAASLKVKSNGPIAGVKTYMDLSSLLNFEWQVAVGDELLSEKEFIKLVKGMDGIVKIKDHFIHVSKEELDKLLKHLQSDNKLSKHQMLQVLFANEYQGEKIEISEEIQKILRQFNNSNPIPLPIGLQGQLRPYQLRGFEWMYKNSKIGFGSILADDMGLGKTLQTIAILLKLKEEQILKTQKALVIVPTTLLTNWGKEMQKFAPGLTYLIYHGNKRNINEFIDKDILLTSYGTARSDAEVLNKHKWQILIIDEAQNIKNHNTDQTKAIKSIHSNVKIALSGTPVENRLSEYWSIFDFTNKGYLGSIKNFNDEFTKPITIERSHKQLDVFKKITSPFIMRRMKSDKSIISDLPDKIENNQYSILTKQQAALYESTVKSAMKIIESSEGIERKGMVLKMMIALKQIGNHPYQYLKTGSNSPELSGKLSVLFELLHAIIDNNEKTLIFTQYKEMGDLLQILIRDELKTEPLFLHGSLTRQQREKLVEDFQTKAHRKIFILSLKAGGTGLNLTQAQNVIHYDLWWNPAVETQATDRAYRIGQKNKVIVHRLINKGTLEERIDEMIRDKKDLANLTVSSGEKWLGELSNKELKDLVRLSNDL, encoded by the coding sequence ATGGCAAAATATGGTAAAACATACTGGGGAGCGCAGTTTTTAAATGCTCTCGAAAACATTGATTTTAGCAACCGTTTACCTCGTGGTAGAAGTTATGCATCGAATGGTTCGGTAAGAAGTATTACTATTGATAAAAACAAAATTGAAGCAAAAGTTATAGGAAGTCGTCCAAATCCTTATGATATTGATATTATTGTTCCTGAGTTTACCGAAAACCAGAAATTACAGCTACTAGATGCCATACAGAGTAACCCTACCATATTAGCAACTTTACTCAACCGCCAGCTTCCAGAGGATTTACTTCAAATTGCCTTAAATAAAGGAGTCCAAATATTCCCAAGGGAATGGAAGGACTTTAGTATGAATTGCAGCTGCCCCGATTGGGCTGTACCATGCAAACATTTAGCGGCAGTAATTTATCTGATTGCTAATGAAATAGATTTAAACCCTTTTAAAGTACTCGAATTGCATGGCTTAGATGTAATTAAAGAGCTTACAAAGCAAGGTGTAGAAATTGAGAATAGCGCAAGCGAAAAAATTGAATCGTGGGATGAGTTTTTTACAAAAAAACCTTCGGAACTATTAGAAAGTATATCAATTGGAGGTTTAGATGAATTAGACTTTACGGTAATTCCAAAGTACGACGATAAGTTTTTAAATCTGCTCTCACCAAACCCTCCATTCTACGAAAAAAATTTTAAATCCGAACTGCTTACACATTTCAAGTATGTATCAAAGAACGTAAGCAAGCACAGCTTTAATTTACATGGAAAAAAAACCACAATCGACATACAAAATTGCATAAAAGCAACAATTGTATCCAATAAAATAGGGGAGGAATTTTTGGTAGAACTTGTTTTTGAGTATCAAGTAATTCGGATTTCACTTATTGCTCTATTCCAAATCTTCAACGATACTGAGAATTTTAAATTATCGCAAGTTTCCGATTCCATTAAGGTGCTTTATTATTATTTTCTTTTTGCAAAAAAGATTGTTGAACAAGGTGCAGTTATACCGCAGCTAATCGTTTTTAATGATACTTACCAAATACATTGGCTTCCATTATTACAGGATGCTTCAGTGAAATTACAAGTTGAAATTCTTAACAGGTACTTTTCTTATATCAACATTATACAAGAAAATGGAAAGAAGTTAACTTACTATTCCAATCAGGAGCAATTTTCAGTTATGTTATCTTCAATTTTTACTACTAAAATAGTTGATGACATTATAAGCCAAAGCAGCAAAATTCCTAGATACGATCCTGTTTTAAGCTTATTTTTTGGGGTATCGTATACGCTTAAGCAAATCAATAAAGAGATATTTAATGCCATTCAGCTATGGTTAAATAAGATTCATAGCCATAAACGTTTGTATATTCCTGTATTGGAGGTAGCCGAAAACTATCCCGAATTTAGCGTTGGTTTACAAATTCGAACAAATTCGAAAGATAAAATTGAAGCCCCTATTCCTTTTCATCAGTTTAAGAAGAAGCATAAAAGCCAACTTCTTTCCGTTACTAAAGATTTAGTGCAACTGCAGGAACATTTTCCAGAATTTAACACCATTTTAAATAATGATGACAAGCAGATTATCAGCTATAAATCCGATAAGTTTGCCAATTTTTTACTGCAAATAATTCCTGTATTAAACTTATTGGGGGTAGAAATCCTTATTCCTAAATCGCTGAAAAGCATAATTAAGCCGGCAGCATCGCTTAAGGTTAAAAGCAATGGGCCAATAGCTGGTGTTAAAACGTATATGGATTTAAGTTCACTACTCAACTTTGAATGGCAGGTTGCTGTGGGTGATGAGCTATTGAGCGAGAAAGAGTTTATTAAACTGGTGAAGGGTATGGATGGTATTGTTAAAATTAAAGACCATTTTATCCATGTTAGTAAAGAGGAATTAGATAAGCTATTAAAGCATTTACAATCCGATAATAAGCTGAGCAAACATCAAATGCTGCAAGTTTTGTTTGCGAATGAATATCAGGGAGAAAAGATTGAGATATCGGAAGAAATCCAAAAAATATTACGGCAATTTAATAATAGTAACCCCATCCCTTTGCCGATAGGTTTACAAGGACAATTACGCCCTTATCAACTGCGAGGATTTGAATGGATGTATAAGAATAGTAAAATTGGTTTTGGTAGCATTCTTGCCGATGATATGGGTCTTGGGAAAACGTTACAAACTATTGCAATACTATTAAAGTTAAAAGAGGAGCAGATTCTTAAAACCCAGAAGGCACTTGTTATAGTTCCAACAACCTTACTTACCAATTGGGGTAAGGAAATGCAGAAATTCGCCCCTGGCTTAACCTATTTAATTTATCACGGGAATAAACGTAATATCAATGAATTTATTGATAAAGATATCCTATTAACATCTTATGGAACTGCACGTTCGGATGCTGAGGTGTTAAATAAACATAAATGGCAGATACTTATTATCGACGAGGCGCAAAACATTAAGAATCATAATACCGATCAAACCAAAGCAATAAAATCAATTCATTCAAATGTTAAAATTGCATTGAGCGGAACACCTGTTGAAAATAGGCTTAGCGAGTATTGGAGTATTTTTGATTTCACAAACAAGGGATATTTAGGTTCCATTAAGAATTTTAATGATGAATTTACCAAACCTATCACCATTGAGAGAAGTCATAAACAATTAGATGTGTTTAAAAAAATTACTTCTCCGTTTATTATGCGTCGTATGAAAAGCGATAAAAGCATTATTAGTGATCTTCCAGATAAAATTGAAAATAACCAGTATAGCATACTTACAAAACAGCAAGCAGCCCTTTACGAGAGTACCGTTAAAAGTGCAATGAAAATAATCGAAAGCAGTGAGGGTATTGAGAGGAAAGGGATGGTTCTGAAAATGATGATTGCTTTAAAACAAATTGGAAATCATCCCTATCAGTACCTAAAAACAGGATCGAATTCACCCGAACTTTCGGGTAAGCTATCCGTTTTATTTGAATTACTTCACGCTATTATCGATAATAATGAAAAAACGTTAATATTCACCCAGTACAAGGAAATGGGCGATCTGCTTCAGATACTTATCCGAGATGAACTTAAAACAGAACCGCTATTCCTGCATGGATCGCTTACACGCCAACAAAGAGAAAAGCTGGTTGAGGATTTTCAAACCAAAGCACATCGGAAGATTTTCATCTTATCGCTTAAAGCGGGTGGTACTGGGCTAAATCTGACTCAAGCACAAAATGTTATTCACTATGACTTGTGGTGGAATCCCGCAGTTGAAACACAGGCAACGGATAGGGCATATAGAATTGGACAGAAAAACAAAGTAATTGTTCACCGCCTCATTAATAAGGGTACATTGGAAGAACGTATTGACGAAATGATAAGAGATAAAAAAGACCTTGCCAATTTAACCGTTAGTTCTGGCGAGAAATGGCTTGGTGAACTTAGTAATAAAGAATTAAAAGATTTGGTGAGATTATCAAATGATTTATAA
- a CDS encoding sodium-translocating pyrophosphatase has protein sequence MTKKFLGMTGALLFPIVVSASEADLKIPTLDSGQNNLLLFGFLICLLGFGFGVFQYLKVKRIKAHSSMLDVAQIIFETCKTYLIQQGKLLMILFAFIAACIVFYFGYLQHNSFGGVMLILMWAVIGILGSYSVAWFGIRMNTLANSRMAFASLERKPVKLFNIPLDAGMSIGVLLISVELIMMLTILLFVPREYAGASFIGFAIGESLGASVLRIAGGIFTKIADIGADLMKIVFNIKEDDPRNPGVIADCTGDNAGDSVGPTADGFETYGVTGVALISFIVLSVTNIKYQTELLTWIFLMRILMIVTSVLAYWINRIHSTYLYTGKDDIDFERPLTRLIWISSILSIIGTFISSYFLIGPGTNLGSEHPILWLALSAIISCGTLGAAIIPELTKKFTSPNSKHVKEVVQVSREGNSSLTILSGFVAGCFSAFWMGIIFIMLMFSALIISRFGLHEIMTYETIFAFGLVAFGFLGMGPVTIAVDSYGPVTDNAQSIYELSQIEQRPGVVKEIERDFGFTPDFEKAKYYLEANDGAGNTFKATAKPVLIGTAVVGATTMIFSLILVIQNQLNIDPDKILNLLNPWTIIGFIAGGAVIYWFTGASTQAVTTGAHRAVEYIKLHIKLDDEADTKASTEHSKEVVKICTQYAQTGMFNIFIAVFSFALAFAFMSAPTGTGDVAKTASISLFISYLVSIAVFGLFQAIFMANAGGAWDNAKKVVEVDLKMKGTPMHAATIIGDTVGDPFKDTASVTLNPIIKFTTLFGLLAMEIAISESFRDLAPYVGVVFFAIALYFVWRSFYKMRIPAIIE, from the coding sequence ATGACAAAAAAGTTTCTGGGCATGACTGGTGCGTTACTTTTCCCGATTGTAGTATCGGCCAGTGAGGCAGATTTGAAAATTCCTACGCTGGATTCAGGCCAAAACAATCTATTACTGTTTGGTTTTCTGATATGCTTATTGGGCTTCGGCTTTGGAGTATTTCAGTATTTAAAGGTAAAACGAATAAAGGCGCATTCATCAATGCTTGATGTAGCCCAAATAATATTCGAAACCTGTAAGACGTATCTTATTCAACAAGGTAAATTATTAATGATTCTTTTTGCATTCATTGCAGCTTGTATCGTTTTTTATTTTGGGTATTTACAGCACAACTCTTTTGGTGGTGTAATGCTTATCCTGATGTGGGCAGTAATTGGAATATTAGGTTCATATAGCGTTGCATGGTTTGGTATTCGTATGAATACACTTGCCAATAGCCGTATGGCTTTTGCCTCACTTGAAAGAAAGCCTGTAAAACTCTTTAATATACCCCTAGATGCGGGCATGTCAATAGGTGTGCTATTGATTTCTGTTGAGCTCATAATGATGCTTACTATACTTCTATTTGTTCCTCGCGAATATGCTGGAGCAAGCTTTATAGGATTTGCTATCGGTGAATCATTAGGTGCAAGTGTGTTAAGAATTGCTGGTGGAATTTTTACAAAAATCGCAGATATTGGTGCCGACCTAATGAAGATTGTTTTTAATATAAAGGAGGATGACCCGAGAAACCCAGGTGTTATTGCTGACTGTACAGGTGATAATGCAGGTGATAGCGTTGGGCCAACTGCCGATGGATTTGAAACATACGGTGTTACTGGTGTTGCACTTATATCTTTCATAGTACTTTCGGTTACAAATATTAAATATCAAACTGAACTTTTAACCTGGATTTTTTTGATGCGAATACTGATGATTGTAACATCAGTACTTGCATATTGGATTAATAGGATTCATAGCACATATCTTTATACTGGTAAAGACGATATCGACTTTGAACGTCCACTAACCCGACTAATTTGGATATCCTCTATCCTATCAATAATTGGAACGTTTATATCTAGTTATTTCCTAATCGGACCAGGAACAAACCTTGGGTCTGAACATCCTATTTTATGGTTGGCATTATCTGCTATTATCAGTTGTGGAACTTTAGGGGCTGCAATTATACCGGAATTAACTAAGAAATTTACAAGTCCAAACTCAAAGCACGTAAAAGAGGTTGTTCAGGTTTCTCGCGAAGGGAATTCATCCCTAACAATTCTCTCTGGATTTGTAGCTGGTTGTTTTAGCGCATTTTGGATGGGAATCATATTCATAATGTTGATGTTTTCTGCGCTCATCATCAGTCGATTTGGCCTACATGAGATTATGACCTACGAGACAATTTTTGCTTTTGGATTGGTTGCTTTTGGGTTTCTAGGTATGGGACCAGTTACTATTGCGGTTGATAGCTACGGACCTGTAACCGATAATGCGCAATCGATTTACGAATTATCGCAAATTGAGCAGCGACCCGGTGTAGTAAAAGAAATTGAGCGTGATTTTGGATTTACTCCTGATTTTGAAAAAGCAAAATACTACCTAGAGGCCAATGATGGGGCTGGTAATACTTTCAAAGCAACAGCGAAACCTGTTCTAATCGGCACTGCAGTCGTTGGAGCAACAACCATGATATTCTCGCTAATCTTAGTTATTCAAAACCAACTGAACATCGATCCCGATAAGATACTCAACCTGCTTAACCCATGGACAATAATTGGATTTATTGCTGGAGGTGCAGTTATTTACTGGTTTACAGGTGCATCCACTCAGGCAGTTACCACTGGAGCCCATAGAGCAGTTGAATATATTAAATTGCATATCAAACTTGATGATGAAGCAGATACAAAAGCAAGTACTGAACACTCTAAAGAGGTGGTCAAAATTTGTACTCAGTACGCTCAGACCGGGATGTTCAATATTTTCATTGCGGTCTTCTCTTTCGCCTTAGCATTCGCCTTCATGTCGGCACCTACGGGAACCGGTGATGTAGCCAAAACCGCATCAATCTCATTATTTATAAGTTACCTAGTTTCTATAGCAGTTTTTGGCCTTTTCCAAGCCATTTTCATGGCCAATGCTGGAGGTGCTTGGGATAACGCCAAAAAAGTTGTTGAGGTAGATTTGAAAATGAAGGGTACACCCATGCATGCTGCTACAATTATTGGCGATACAGTTGGCGATCCTTTTAAAGATACTGCATCGGTAACTTTGAATCCGATCATTAAGTTTACAACTCTTTTCGGGTTACTTGCCATGGAGATTGCTATTTCAGAATCATTTAGGGATTTAGCACCCTATGTAGGTGTGGTTTTCTTTGCTATTGCATTATATTTTGTTTGGAGATCGTTCTATAAAATGCGTATTCCTGCAATTATTGAATAA
- a CDS encoding serpin family protein — MKTKLLPLIISSLIAFTACEKESIKPTHNPKTFNLPVEANEIISKSNNFGIDLFKKTASIEEGNIMLSPLSASAALTMLLNGCSNDTYNQIQQMLGFEGMSTIDINETYKSLVDQLLNADPEVKLAIANAIWYRQGFDVKPPFLNTMQNDFSAHIEGLDFSQQSALTTMNKWASDNTYGKIPKVLNEISPDAVMFLMNALYFKGTWTYQFDKSKTNTENFYKEDGSAASVSMMHINLNTNVYSNTSYRAIELNYGRTNFSMIVIVPTNSINDLYNNFSNDDWNSLTSSFNTTQSKPEWAVSLPKFTFSYEKVLNDQLQSMGMIDAFDPMAANLTGISDADIFVSFVKQNTFVDVNEEGTEAAAVTTIGIELTSIGDSHVFIVNKPFVFAIRERTTNTILFMGKVADPSL; from the coding sequence ATGAAGACAAAACTATTACCCTTGATTATTTCATCACTTATTGCATTTACAGCATGTGAGAAAGAATCTATTAAACCCACCCACAATCCTAAAACGTTTAATCTACCAGTAGAAGCTAATGAGATAATTTCTAAGAGCAATAATTTTGGAATTGATCTTTTTAAAAAGACCGCAAGCATTGAAGAAGGGAATATAATGCTTTCACCGTTGAGCGCAAGTGCTGCTCTTACCATGCTACTGAATGGGTGTAGCAATGATACATACAATCAAATTCAACAGATGCTTGGGTTTGAAGGGATGAGTACCATAGATATAAACGAAACCTATAAAAGTCTTGTTGATCAACTTTTAAATGCCGATCCCGAAGTTAAACTGGCAATAGCAAATGCTATATGGTACAGACAGGGGTTTGATGTAAAGCCTCCATTCCTGAATACAATGCAAAATGATTTCTCGGCACATATTGAAGGTCTTGATTTTAGTCAGCAATCGGCTTTAACCACCATGAATAAATGGGCAAGCGATAATACTTATGGTAAGATTCCCAAAGTGTTGAATGAAATCTCGCCAGATGCTGTAATGTTCTTAATGAATGCACTTTACTTTAAAGGTACATGGACTTATCAATTCGATAAATCAAAAACAAATACTGAAAATTTTTATAAGGAGGATGGCTCTGCTGCTAGTGTTAGTATGATGCATATTAACTTAAATACAAATGTTTATAGCAATACCAGCTATAGGGCAATTGAATTGAACTACGGCCGAACAAACTTTTCGATGATAGTTATAGTTCCAACAAATTCAATAAATGATTTATACAACAACTTTAGCAATGATGATTGGAATAGCCTAACTAGCTCTTTTAACACAACTCAATCAAAACCTGAATGGGCGGTTTCCCTTCCTAAATTTACGTTCTCGTACGAAAAAGTGCTAAATGATCAGCTCCAGAGTATGGGTATGATTGATGCCTTCGACCCAATGGCTGCTAACCTTACTGGAATATCTGATGCTGATATATTCGTAAGTTTTGTGAAACAAAACACCTTTGTTGATGTAAACGAGGAGGGAACCGAAGCAGCAGCTGTAACAACAATTGGCATTGAATTAACTAGTATTGGCGACTCCCATGTGTTTATTGTCAACAAACCATTTGTGTTTGCAATTCGCGAAAGAACCACAAATACAATTCTTTTTATGGGAAAGGTAGCCGATCCATCCCTTTAG
- a CDS encoding transposase, translating to MSTGYKIEDQAALYYLTLQVVDWIDIFTRQIYRDIVIDSIKYCKQNKGLQVFGYVIMSNHLHLIANSPNGHLSETLRDFKKFTARTIISTIANGNESRRDWMLNRFEFNAKQHSRNEKYQFWTHENHAVILYSNDFIQEKLEYLHNNPVRAGIVEKPEEYLYSSARNYADLDGLLEVSFIDLKWKTY from the coding sequence ATGTCCACAGGTTATAAAATAGAAGATCAAGCAGCATTATACTACCTAACACTTCAAGTTGTGGATTGGATAGATATTTTTACAAGGCAGATTTACCGTGATATTGTAATCGACAGTATCAAATACTGTAAGCAGAACAAAGGACTGCAAGTATTTGGTTACGTAATAATGTCAAACCATTTACATCTAATAGCCAATAGCCCAAACGGTCATTTAAGCGAAACGCTAAGGGATTTCAAAAAATTTACTGCACGAACAATTATTAGCACCATAGCTAATGGCAATGAAAGTCGTAGGGATTGGATGCTGAATAGATTTGAATTTAATGCAAAGCAACATAGCCGAAATGAGAAGTATCAGTTCTGGACACACGAGAATCATGCTGTTATTCTGTACTCTAATGATTTTATTCAAGAAAAGCTGGAATACTTACATAACAATCCAGTACGAGCAGGAATAGTAGAAAAACCAGAAGAATACTTATACTCAAGCGCACGCAATTACGCTGATTTGGATGGACTACTCGAAGTTTCTTTTATTGATTTGAAGTGGAAAACGTATTAG